A window from Zingiber officinale cultivar Zhangliang chromosome 7A, Zo_v1.1, whole genome shotgun sequence encodes these proteins:
- the LOC121999508 gene encoding probable inorganic phosphate transporter 1-5 produces the protein MYAFTFFFANFGPNSTTFIVPAEVFPAWLRSTCHGISAATGKMGAIVGAFGFLYLAQNPDPAKADRGYPAGIGVRNALFLLAVCNLLGLACTFLVPESKGRSLEEMTSENEATVDDDHKSWYGGLRRHHKSWELAAPDRYLPCHRR, from the coding sequence ATGTAcgccttcaccttcttcttcgccAACTTCGGGCCGAACAGCACGACGTTCATCGTGCCGGCGGAGGTCTTCCCGGCGTGGCTGAGGTCGACATGCCACGGGATATCGGCAGCGACAGGGAAGATGGGGGCGATCGTGGGGGCCTTCGGGTTCCTGTACCTGGCGCAGAACCCGGACCCAGCGAAGGCGGACCGAGGCTACCCTGCCGGGATCGGGGTGAGGAATGCCCTCTTCTTGCTTGCCGTGTGCAATCTTCTAGGGCTAGCGTGCACCTTCCTGGTGCCGGAGTCGAAGGGAAGGTCGCTGGAGGAAATGACCAGCGAGAACGAGGCGACAGTGGACGATGATCACAAAAGTTGGTATGGAGGGCTTCGGCGGCATCACAAAAGTTGGGAACTGGCTGCACCGGATCGCTATCTACCGTGCCATCGACGGTAA